In Mercurialis annua linkage group LG5, ddMerAnnu1.2, whole genome shotgun sequence, a single genomic region encodes these proteins:
- the LOC126679815 gene encoding WAT1-related protein At5g07050, with amino-acid sequence MKQQLGCCLKFLETSKPYFAMISLQFGYAGMNIITKVSLNRGMSHYVLVVYRHAIATAVIAPFALFFERKKQPRITFPIFVQLFVLGLLGPVIDQNFYYAGLKYTSPTFSCAMSNMLPAMTFVMAVIFRMEILDMKKIRCQAKLVGTVITVAGAMLMTLYKGPILEMFWSKYIHPRKSYVTDTNGTTDKDWLKGSILLIIATLAWASLFVLQTKALKTYKNHQLSLTTLVCFFGTIQAIGVTFAMEHKPSAWQIGWDMNLLAAAYAGIVTSSISYYVQGLVIKKKGPVFATAFSPLMMIVVAVMGSFILAEKIFLGGVLGGVLIVIGLYAVLWGKQKERMEQDSDEEMILDPVKAHDNSILITKDIEANEIDLQKAEANHNKLSVVAIAMPISMADLPTQEPKP; translated from the exons ATGAAGCAACAACTAGGCTGCTGCCTTAAGTTTCTTGAAACTTCAAAACCCTACTTTGCCATGATTTCTTTGCAATTTGGTTATGCAGGCATGAATATTATTACCAAAGTGTCGCTTAACCGAGGCATGAGCCACTATGTTCTTGTGGTTTATCGTCATGCCATTGCCACTGCTGTCATAGCTCCTTTTGCTCTATTTTTTGAGAg GAAAAAACAGCCGAGAATTACCTTCCCAATCTTTGTGCAGCTATTTGTCCTTGGTCTTCTTGG GCCTGTGATAGACCAGAACTTTTACTATGCTGGACTGAAATATACGTCGCCAACTTTCTCATGTGCAATGAGCAACATGCTACCTGCTATGACATTTGTTATGGCAGTCATATTCAG GATGGAGATACTAGACATGAAGAAAATAAGATGTCAAGCAAAGCTGGTGGGTACTGTAATAACAGTCGCCGGAGCAATGCTCATGACACTATACAAAGGACCAATTTTAGAAATGTTTTGGTCTAAATATATTCATCCTCGTAAATCCTACGTTACTGATACTAATGGAACCACTGACAAAGACTGGCTTAAGGGCTCGATCCTTCTTATTATTGCAACTCTTGCATGGGCTTCGTTGTTTGTTTTGCAA ACGAAAGCATTGAAGACGTACAAGAATCATCAGCTGTCCTTAACGACATTAGTATGTTTTTTTGGGACTATTCAAGCAATTGGTGTGACCTTTGCGATGGAACATAAGCCCTCTGCATGGCAAATTGGCTGGGACATGAATCTGCTTGCTGCTGCTTATGCT GGGATTGTGACATCAAGTATTTCATACTATGTCCAAGGATTGGTGATTAAGAAAAAAGGACCAGTTTTTGCAACTGCTTTTAGCCCTTTGATGATGATCGTTGTTGCTGTCATGGGTTCTTTCATCTTGGCTGAAAAGATATTTCTTGGAGG TGTGTTAGGAGGAGTTTTGATAGTGATAGGACTATATGCAGTCCTATGGGGAAAGCAGAAGGAGAGAATGGAACAAGATTCTGATGAAGAAATGATTCTTGATCCTGTGAAGGCTCATGACAATTCTATTCTGATTACTAAAGATATTGAAGCCAATGAAATTGATTTACAAAAAGCTGAAGCTAATCATAATAAGCTTTCTGTAGTGGCCATTGCCATGCCAATTTCTATGGCAGACCTTCCCACTCAAGAACCCAAACCCTAA